A stretch of the Perca flavescens isolate YP-PL-M2 chromosome 3, PFLA_1.0, whole genome shotgun sequence genome encodes the following:
- the npas1 gene encoding neuronal PAS domain-containing protein 1 isoform X2, translating into MAVSYRQGCEAAAATALSDGMVELTGSSVFDYIHPADHVEMAERLGIRPHLRAEAGCHTGPESASSSASTSSLAGTPEPAPSSPHSPADDPPDRGYFIRMKSTLTKRGLHVKSSGYKVIHVTGRIRCRPALVPGSARSVRRPMGLVALAHTLPPSTLNEVRMESQMFVFRVNMDLQVTYCENRISEYMDLTPAEVVGHTCYHFIHVEDLENIRQSHEDLLRKGQVVTGYYRWLQRRGGYLWIQSSATVSINHKAPHERNVIWVNYILSRTEMPDTPLDILQLPENVRAERLRVSSSPTDSSPQARGTQPLKSSVGKSDLDTKGREKFTAAAIQSEDRRKRLLRSDPEGAPPETRRRLEELRHAEESVSASSDLASESEGEEEEETEWDQGGDSDRLKQEDTGGGKQSRGGETPARGERGSRVHNGRAVIQQLKSVVTPSPLAGSPSIKTEHEVLTTGGRWGSHTQTSTSHTHTTQPQPSHAHTPSSSLNGDSPTTPIPDSSSSSEAPPKGLFTPPSPALSPAMSVSSPLPREDRVVSGVVSRSSGGAGSAPDFELLQRLAAGGAAGRVLFHPLALGPQGPQSLYAPSTIRYAPPELPPSHHHGLEHSDGLQLRSDHHKGPPPAFFPHLQRLAGLPPFSGFSPSDSPFSSGLPFCMNGLRGAAGSEED; encoded by the exons ATGGCTGTGTCCTACAGACAAGGGTGTGAGGCTGCTGCAGCCACGGCTTTATCAGATGGAATG GTGGAGCTGACCGGCAGCAGTGTGTTTGACTACATCCACCCGGCGGACCACGTCGAGATGGCCGAGCGGCTGGGAATCAGGCCGCATCTGAGGGCCGAGGCCGGCTGCCACACGGGCCCCGAGAGCGCTTCAAGCTCTGCATCCACCTCCTCCCTGGCTGGTACCCCTGAACCCG CTCCGTCTAGTCCTCATTCTCCTGCTGATGATCCTCCCGACCGCGGCTACTTCATCCGCATGAAGTCCACGCTCACCAAAAGAGGCCTGCACGTCAAGTCGTCTGGATACAAG GTAATCCATGTGACGGGACGAATCCGCTGCCGCCCAGCACTCGTGCCGGGCTCTGCGCGCTCAGTGCGTCGACCGATGGGTTTAGTCGCACTGGCACACACCCTTCCACCCTCCACGCTTAATGAAGTCCGCATGGAGAGCCAAATGTTTGTCTTCCGTGTGAACATGGACCTACAGGTCACATATTGTGAGAACAG GATCTCAGAGTATATGGATCTGACCCCAGCAGAGGTGGTGGGACACACCTGTTACCACTTCATCCATGTAGAAGACCTGGAAAATATCCGGCAGAGCCATGAGGACT TGCTGAGGAAAGGTCAGGTGGTGACCGGTTACTACCGTTGGCTCCAGAGGAGAGGAGGCTACCTGTGGATCCAGTCCAGCGCCACCGTCTCCATCAACCACAAAGCTCCACATGAACGCAACGTCATCTGGGTCAACTACATCCTGAG TCGAACAGAGATGCCTGACACTCCCCTGGATATACTGCAGCTACCAGAGAATGTAAGAGCAGAGCGACTTCGAGTTAGCTCGTCTCCCACCGACAGCTCCCCGCAGGCCCGAG GCACGCAGCCATTGAAGAGCTCAGTGGGGAAGAGTGACCTCGACACTAAAGGCAGAGAGAAATTCACCGCCGCTGCCATCCAATCAGAAGACAGGAGGAAGCGCCTGCTGAGGTCCGACCCCGAGGGTGCTCCTCCCGAAACCCGTCGCAGACTGGAGGAGCTCCGTCACGCAGAGGAGAGTGTATCAGCCTCCTCTGACCTGGCGAGCGAAAgcgagggggaggaggaggaagagacagagtgGGACCAGGGGGGAGACAGTGACAGATTGAAACAGGAAGACACTGGAGGAGGTAAACAGAGTAGGGGAGGAGAGACCCCCGCtagaggggagagggggagcAGGGTGCACAACGGCCGGGCTGTGATCCAGCAACTGAAGAGCGTAGTGACCCCGTCTCCCCTGGCTGGCAGCCCCAGCATCAAGACTGAACACGAAGTCCTGACCACCGGGGGGCGCTGggggtcacacacacaaacctccacctcccacacacacaccacccagcCCCAAccctcacatgcacacacaccctccAGCAGCCTCAACGGCGACAGCCCCACCACCCCAATCCCCGACTCTTCTTCCAGCAGCGAGGCCCCCCCAAAAGGGTTGTTCACTCCCCCGTCCCCGGCTCTGTCCCCCGCCATGTCCGTGTCCTCCCCGCTGCCCCGTGAGGACAGGGTTGTGTCGGGGGTGGTCAGTAGGAGCAGCGGCGGTGCAGGTAGCGCTCCGGACTTTGAGCTGCTCCAGAGACTGGCTGCAGGCGGCGCAGCGGGGCGGGTCCTCTTCCACCCCCTGGCCCTCGGCCCACAGGGCCCTCAGAGCCTCTACGCCCCCAGCACTATCCGCTACGCTCCACCTGAGCTGCCCCCCTCCCACCACCACGGCTTAGAACACAGCGATGGCCTGCAGCTTCGCTCGGACCACCACAAGGGACCCCCGCCAGCCTTCTTCCCCCACCTACAGCGGTTGGCTGGCTTGCCACCCTTCAGTGGTTTCTCCCCGTCTGACAGCCCTTTCTCCTCCGGCCTGCCCTTCTGTATGAATGGACTGAGGGGGGCTGCGGGCTCCGAGGAAGACTGA
- the tmem160 gene encoding transmembrane protein 160 isoform X2, which translates to MACKNSPSNLKKHIKMLRKSHETGFLSWFRNGLLATGIGVIAFVQSEVGREAGYAFFILGGVCVSFGGASYIGSLFTLRRMMLLSVPALLLQSATVCSVALFWLCAVSLYIGRLEVEIIHEGEEGEDEDECRECRERREHRGYRGSHNSRHHDSEDSDGKGPNK; encoded by the exons ATGGCCTGCAAAAATTCACCGtcgaatttgaagaaacatatcAAG aTGCTGAGAAAGTCCCACGAGACAG GATTCCTCTCGTGGTTCAGAAACGGTCTGCTAGCGACTGGGATTGGAGTCATCGCATTTGTCCAGAGCGAAGTGGGACGAGAAGCAGGATATG CCTTCTTTATcctgggaggtgtgtgtgtgtcgtttgGCGGTGCCTCGTACATTGGCAGCCTTTTTACCTTGCGGAGGATGATGCTGCTGTCTGTGCCAGCGCTGCTGCTCCAGAGCGCCACGGTGTGCAGCGTCGCCCTCTTCTGGCTCTGTGCGGTATCTCTCTACATCGGCCGCCTGGAGGTGGAGATCATCCacgagggggaggagggagaggatgaGGATGAGTGCCGGGAGTGCCGCGAGAGGCGCGAACACCGGGGTTACCGTGGCTCCCACAACAGCAGACATCACGACAGCGAGGACAGTGATGGCAAGGGGCCGAACAAGTAG
- the tmem160 gene encoding transmembrane protein 160 isoform X1 → MAFLSLFMRRQLPPAVSHFVRNVKLVRPPCAGAPRRRLHGSSRLRLGDKGPWVKSRGPEQQQYPLTDLDKADALMLRKSHETGFLSWFRNGLLATGIGVIAFVQSEVGREAGYAFFILGGVCVSFGGASYIGSLFTLRRMMLLSVPALLLQSATVCSVALFWLCAVSLYIGRLEVEIIHEGEEGEDEDECRECRERREHRGYRGSHNSRHHDSEDSDGKGPNK, encoded by the exons ATGGCTTTCCTGAGTTTGTTCATGAGAAGGCAGTTGCCGCCGGCCGTGTCCCACTTTGTCCGGAACGTGAAGCTGGTCCGGCCTCCCTGCGCCGGAGCCCCGCGGCGGAGGCTGCACGGCTCGTCCCGGCTGCGGCTCGGAGACAAGGGACCGTGGGTGAAGAGCAGGGGGCCGGAGCAGCAGCAGTACCCGCTCACAGACCTCGACAAGGCGGACGCTTTG aTGCTGAGAAAGTCCCACGAGACAG GATTCCTCTCGTGGTTCAGAAACGGTCTGCTAGCGACTGGGATTGGAGTCATCGCATTTGTCCAGAGCGAAGTGGGACGAGAAGCAGGATATG CCTTCTTTATcctgggaggtgtgtgtgtgtcgtttgGCGGTGCCTCGTACATTGGCAGCCTTTTTACCTTGCGGAGGATGATGCTGCTGTCTGTGCCAGCGCTGCTGCTCCAGAGCGCCACGGTGTGCAGCGTCGCCCTCTTCTGGCTCTGTGCGGTATCTCTCTACATCGGCCGCCTGGAGGTGGAGATCATCCacgagggggaggagggagaggatgaGGATGAGTGCCGGGAGTGCCGCGAGAGGCGCGAACACCGGGGTTACCGTGGCTCCCACAACAGCAGACATCACGACAGCGAGGACAGTGATGGCAAGGGGCCGAACAAGTAG